The following nucleotide sequence is from Podospora bellae-mahoneyi strain CBS 112042 chromosome 1 map unlocalized CBS112042p_1, whole genome shotgun sequence.
AAACTGGACACCGGACGCCCCCGATTCTTCATCCTTGCTCATCGAATACAGCTGGGCATGGTGGCCACCTTTGGGAGTCCATGTACCGAAGAAATCGTAGGCAACGAGGTTGATTGCATCAAGGTACTCGGACGCTCGCCCATGGTCGATGTTCTGAAGGACAACTCGGGCTGCAGGCAGGGCAGCGGTGAGCAGATAATGGTCCTCGGGTAGATGGAGTCGAATTGCTGCcatgagggcgaggaagtcATTGCCTTGCTGCGGATTGCAAGGATATTCCCAGACAACTAGGCTGGTTAGCTACAAGAACGCGGGATAATGAGGTCATCATTGACCGCTAGAGGCGAGCAGCGGTGAAGCCGTAGGTTTGTGTGCAGGTAAGGTTGGGGGTCACGTACTGTCAATGCCGTCAAGGCCTGATGCTTCCACCAGCCCTCGGGCCGAGCGGGCAAAGTTGTCACGGAGTATAGTGCTTGACGCCACAATGGGAAATGTCTCAGCTGAAGCTCCTCCGCCAATAGACAAAATCACTTGTAAGTGAGGATATCTTTGCTTCAGATGCATCAACGATCCCAGAGCACCCTGAACACCATCGCAAGGTGCTCGAGCATCTGCCCACTCGTCACTGAGCTGGTAAACCCCGTATCAGCCCGTCTGTCTTTGTATactcgaggaggatgaactTACAAAAACTCCTCCGTCAGCTGTCACGTTGGCGAAAGCGTAGTAGACTCTGTTGATGCATCCGTAGTTCAGGGCGCCGGGGGTGTCTCCTTTGTAAAGCCTATTGTTCGGCCAATACACGGCATTGGTGTACATGACATTGGAGGCATTTGTTATGCGAGACTTTCGGGAGGAAGACATGATGTTCTGTTGCTGATCGAGTTTGTAAGTCTGAAAGTGTAGTAGTAGTGCTTGGTGCGTGGACAGCAGAGAGGGAAATCAACCACAGAGATGTCTACTCTTTAAGAACCAGGTGAACAAGGAAATATCCGCGTTTCTGAGACAGAGACTTCTGCCAGCTCATTTTGACCTCTGAGGTGTCGGGAGCTGCGGTCGGGCATCAAGGGGGTGGACGACGACTTTCCCGGAGTGTATTCTTATACCTAGCTACATGGCTGATGGGACGAGTGGGAAAGCAGCTCGAGGTGAGTCGCCTGCCTGCCTACCCAAGCTCGGTGGAGCCATACAGGGCTATCGAAGATTGAGTTGAGAAAAGGGAAGCTGCATGACATAATTTGCTGGGGGGAGGCTGGTCGATGACCGGGCGATCAAGGATACAATGGGCCATCTGTCGGAACAAGACCACAGCTTGTGGCAGTAATGCAGCAGGGATATAAAAGGCGGGTGTTGAATCTCTGGTGACGAGTACCAGCTCAGACGATCCAGCGCGGGATgtgaaggagaaaaaaagagactGAGATGTAACATGATGATTTTCCTGCTCCGTCCACGGTTCCGCGGGTCCATGCCActtgagcttgaccttgGTGTTTCTTGCCGGATGGTAGCAACGAGGAGCCCTCTTAGCGGCAGTTGGAGATTCACCAAGGAGTACTCGTTCCGAATCCACCATGGGCTCTGGCTGCCGATTTCCGTACGGATAATCACGCTGGCTGCCATTTTCACGGCTTCCTGTAGCTCCAACGCTGGCCATCCAATCATCTCAGTTAGTCGGCGGTGAGCGCACACGACCAGCCGAGCAAAAGCACGGCTGGTGTAAAAAAGCGCGAACTGGGTGCTATAAATGGCAATTCCTGTTTGAGGTCAACAGGACACgtgagagggagaaagagagagagagacatgTCGGTGAGAAGATGGTCGAGAATGGGGTCTTGGTGAGTTGAGCCCTTGGCACCGTTCGACTCCATCTCGCCTAGGATTTTCGCCGTTGTTCTGTCGTCTCCCGAGGCTCACCTCAACGGCGGACCGGGATGCCGGGGGATTAGGGCTCGTGGAATCGCTAGCAGAATACAATGGTTCGCTCGTCTCTTACATGTGCCGCACATGGTAGTATCGACATCTTGGTTGCAACTAGGTACGCATGGTGCAAAACCTAAACCCTAGACCAAGAGACATAACGATAAGTAGCTGTCTTGGCTCTGACCATGGCCCACCATGCACCATCGACgagtgaggagaggaagaatgaGGTCTCTGGCCAGTCACCGAGTCGTCAATTGTTTCAATTCAGACGTCTCCGGAGTGACATGTCGTCCTGTCTGTCTTGCTCGGGCATCTTCGACCAAACGCGTGTGTGTGCCTATGCAAGTCTGATATTGGGCCAAAGCAAGGCGCGGGGGTTATCCTGTATCTTTTGATAAGTAATAGAAAAAGATGTCCCTGGAGGAGTCAATACAGGAGAAAAAGGATTGGattgctgtggctgtgggTGAGATCCTTCCTTCGAGGTGTGCCAAAAGTGAAGTTGGTCGAAAGCCTAAATCCCTGTTAGTCATCACCTACGCAATCAATTTGGCGGGCTTCCAGAAGACTTCCATATCTTTTGCTTAACGGAGGTTTTTTACGGAGTAGCTTTCCAACCCCCGTTCTCTCCAGCACCCGtaccccaaaccccaacacaGCCTCTTCACCTCACAGACCTGACGGTGAAAATTTCAAATTTTGCTCAATTGAGGGCTGTATTGACTGTGGGTCAGCCCAATCAGGTGTTCGCACCAACAGACCTCTCCTGTATGTGCCAGCTCTTCGTCCAGCCCAACTGTATATGTACCAACTGCAGTGTGTAACAGGTCGAACCCAGCCCTGCTAGGACTGCTGCAAGTCATACCCAGGCGCAGGGGTCAGATGCTGAGTGATAGGGTGGGGAATATTTCACCTGCCCCGCGCTTGGGCCCTGGATGACTTCAACCACGTCGTGGAAGTTGTTCCGATGGCTGACCTGCAGCAGAGAGTGTGACCAGTTCAGCCAAAAGATTGGAATAGGGCATCGATAGCCCTTGGCGCCCTCCCACGAGCGGTGATGTCAGCACGAAAAAGTTGTCGGCTTCTTTTTGTGGCTGCTGGGCATCCACATGCCCAGATGGCCGGTGAGGCTTCTGATATCTCGAGGTACATGTCGTCTTCTGCAGCCGGCCGGCTCCCAAGTAAAGTTTCACGAAAGACAGGGCACACTCCTTGCATAAACGATCGGGCTCTCCCACACCCTTCCTCAGCTGTGATGCACGCCGGTGAAGGGTAAAGTGCCGGTCACCTGCACCCTCAGTGCTCCACGTGTtcagggggttgatgttttCTCGCTTGCCATCCCGAATTCAAGATGTCTATTCAAGACAACTCAGAGTGAGGCTGGATTCGGAGAAATAGAGAGAGTCAGAGCCACATcaaccaaaacaaaccatAGCAGGGGAATGCAGAGTGCCTTTTGACGATGCCACAGCACTTGGATGCTCGGGTAAGCACATGCTTCCAAGATCACGCCCATCAAAACCAGCTAGAATCCGGGCGGAAACACATTTTGAGCCCTGGGCCGTTCCGAAGGGCCATATCTGTCGTACCGAAGAGTACTTAGCCATTCAACTATGCCGAGTCGAACATTTGCCCTCAGCGTCAGTCCAGGTGCACAACACAGTCCATATATATCTATCATCACCGATCGTGTTTCAGCTAATCCCAGTCCTGATTCACAACTCTTGTACGGCGTTTTGGGATCAACCACGTGAAAATACACCCCACGGTCTGTACCGACCGGGCCGTGCCCTCGCCGGCGCCGTGACATTCCCAACCGGGGAGGAAAGTGCACAAACCGCCTAGCCCTGTGCTCGTATGGCGGCCGAGTGTTACACCGAGAGCTCCACCGACAGGTGCATCAGCACCGATAGTAGGACCCGACCGAGTGTTGTGTACGAGGAAGTACCACCTCAAGGGCCGATAAGGGGTGCCTAGTTTGTGTCAAGCAAGCCATGCCATCTCAGGTTCTCAAATTCAAGTCAAAAGGAATGGTAAGGCTGAGCGTTTCAAAACAAGACGGCGTGTCTGGGTGGCTTAAGTTGAACTTCTCGGTCCGATGGAGGATGAAAGGTCAAGCTGCCACTTGGCTGATCCGCCTAGTTCTTTTCACTCTAGTGCTTCACATGGTCTGGATATTTCAGAATCAGAATGTCTGTATGAAGTGTAGTGTGTTGGGTTAAAACAAGTAACGTGGAGCTTTGAAAGTAGGAAACCTACAGTCTGTAAAACCCCGCTTTAATATGAACCCCAAATATCCCGCTAGTTCGATCTGTTTCAACGGATTCATTGATACCAGCTGAGATTAATAACATGTCTGGTCTGGATATCACAGTCGAAGGATAGTATAATGCAGTTGAGAAGCATATATAAAAGAGAATTCACGTGATGCCCAAAAGCCATGTAAGCGGATGGACAGAACGTCAAAGAAGCTCCCGCTTGCTGAGCCACATGGTGGGGGTTATCACCACCTCCGTCCCGCGTGCTGATAGGCGCGCCGAGGCAGGTGCCTCCCCGGCCACGACTTGCGACAGCCCTCCCACCAGTGGCGTCCCCGCCAGCGGTATCGGGATATCGCCAGGCTGCCGAGCGCAAGCACCTCCATCCCTCATGATCAACCTTGGCGCCTCAAACACCTCCTAGCTCTTGCCAGCTCTACTCCATACTTTTGTCCCTTTCCTCAACAACGACAGCGAGTGTCATTTACGACTctgatcaacaacatccatACAATTTAATTTCGGATCGCACTCGAAAGACTCACCTCCGCTCCGGATCCAACCCCGCTCCGAGCTACGATCCGTTATCAGGCGTCATCGCGACAAGCGCCCTTTACCTCGAACGAACGACCACATACCATCACTTAGTGACACACATTCTCACCTTCGCCCATGGCCGACAACACCGAGGCGGGCAGCGACGCCCAGATCAccttcaaggtcaaggcgTCCAACGACAAAAtgcacaccatcaccatgtccgAGTCGGCCACAGTGTTAGACCTCAAGACAAAGCTAGCCGGCCCCGACTTCGAGAACATCCCAGCCGCCAACCAGCGCCTTATCTACTCCGGGCGTATCCTCAAGGATGCGGATGCCCTGAGCGTCTACAAGATCAAGAATCTTAACACGATCCATTTAGTCAAGTCGGCACAAAGCAATGCCGCTGCCTCGTCCTCTGCGTCGACgtcgacaccaacaccaccagccgtTCCCCAGAATATGGCTGCCGGAACTCCAGCCAGCAACATTCTCGCAGGACTCACAGGCGCCAGATTTGCTGGCCATGCCCCTCTGCCGAATCGGGATCTCTTTGGGGCTGACGGTGGTGTAAGTTTCCCTCTAAATCTTTTGCCGGGCGTGGCTAACAGCGCGTAATAGATGGGTGCGCCTCCCAGCGAAGACCAAATGGCGGACATGCtatccaacccagccatcGCACAGAGCATGAACGAagccctcaacaacccagccTTTGTTGACCACATGATCCAGTCGAACCCAATGTTGGCCAATGTGCCCAATGCGCGCGAGTTGCTCCAGTCACCGGCCTTCCGACAGATGATGACAAACCCCGAAGCAATTCGAATGGCGGCCAGGATGCGGAGACTAGCCGGAGGTCAAGGGCCTGCGGCTTTCCCAGCGCCCGGTGTCACCGACACAACACCGGCTGGTGCGGCAAGTAGTGAGGGTGCGAATGCCGCCCAAAATCCGTTTGGTGCTTTTCCTGGCCTCTTTAACAATCTCCCTGGCGCCGTTGGTGCTTCTGGAAACGATCCTTTTGCTGCCCTGTTTGGCGGTATGAGTCCCTGGGGTGCACCTCCTGCGGGGGCAACGCCCTCGACTCAGAGTGTTGGTCAGGCGAACCCGGCGTCACCAGCTGCTGGGGCCGCGGCGGGGGCCTCTCCAGACGGCCAAGCGCAGGGTGCTCAGGCGCCGCCGG
It contains:
- a CDS encoding uncharacterized protein (EggNog:ENOG503NURX; COG:G; CAZy:GH18), whose product is MSSSRKSRITNASNVMYTNAVYWPNNRLYKGDTPGALNYGCINRVYYAFANVTADGGVFLSDEWADARAPCDGVQGALGSLMHLKQRYPHLQVILSIGGGASAETFPIVASSTILRDNFARSARGLVEASGLDGIDIVWEYPCNPQQGNDFLALMAAIRLHLPEDHYLLTAALPAARVVLQNIDHGRASEYLDAINLVAYDFFGTWTPKGGHHAQLYSMSKDEESGASGVQFLMASGVPANKILLGIPCFGRSFLNVTGPGHKNRGAGGEDGSFDYSQLPRKGTKEQVDKRAVAAQCVGGDGGFVTYDNPDTVKIKATFCKQKGLGVSL
- a CDS encoding uncharacterized protein (BUSCO:EOG09264JQ1; EggNog:ENOG503NUAJ; COG:O) — translated: MADNTEAGSDAQITFKVKASNDKMHTITMSESATVLDLKTKLAGPDFENIPAANQRLIYSGRILKDADALSVYKIKNLNTIHLVKSAQSNAAASSSASTSTPTPPAVPQNMAAGTPASNILAGLTGARFAGHAPLPNRDLFGADGGMGAPPSEDQMADMLSNPAIAQSMNEALNNPAFVDHMIQSNPMLANVPNARELLQSPAFRQMMTNPEAIRMAARMRRLAGGQGPAAFPAPGVTDTTPAGAASSEGANAAQNPFGAFPGLFNNLPGAVGASGNDPFAALFGGMSPWGAPPAGATPSTQSVGQANPASPAAGAAAGASPDGQAQGAQAPPVNPFAALFGAPAAGAGAGGAGAGAANPFGMSAEELAQMRQALQGLGGLGGLGGLGGLGAFGAPPASVDNRPPEERYAEQLRQLNDMGFFDFDRNVAALRRSGGSVQGAIEHLLSGP